In Mastomys coucha isolate ucsf_1 unplaced genomic scaffold, UCSF_Mcou_1 pScaffold20, whole genome shotgun sequence, one DNA window encodes the following:
- the Vamp5 gene encoding vesicle-associated membrane protein 5 produces MAGKELKQCQQQADEVTEIMLNNFKRVLERDGKLAELEQRSDQLLDMSSAFSKTTKTLAQQKRWENIRCRVYLGLAVAGGLLIILIVLLVIFLPSGGDTSKP; encoded by the exons ATG GCAGGGAAAGAACTGAAGCAATGCCAGCAGCAGGCGGACGAAGTGACAGAAATCATGCTCAACAATTTCAAAAGGGTCCTGGAGCGTGATGGCAAGCTGGCAGAGTTGGAGCAGCGCTCAGACCAGCTCCTGGACATG AGTTCTGCCTTCAGCAAGACAACCAAGACTTTAGCCCAGCAGAAGCGCTGGGAGAATATCCGGTGCCGGGTCTACTTGGGGCTAGCAGTGGCTGGGGGCCTGCTCATCATCCTGATTGTGCTGCTGGTCATCTTTCTTCCAAGTGGTGGGGACACTAGTAAACCATAG
- the Vamp8 gene encoding vesicle-associated membrane protein 8 produces MEEASGSAGNDRVRNLQSEVEGVKNIMTQNVERILARGENLDHLRNKTEDLEATSEHFKTTSQKVARKFWWKNVKMIVIICVIVLIIVILIILFATGTIPT; encoded by the exons ATG GAGGAGGCCAGTGGGAGTGCTGGAAATGACCGGGTTAGGAACCTTCAGAGTGAAGTGGAAGGAGTCAAGAATATTATGACCCAGAATGTGGAGCGGATCTTGGCCCGAGGGGAGAATCTGGACCACCTCCGGAACAAGACAGAGGACTTGGAAGCCACG TCTGAACACTTCAAGACCACGTCCCAGAAGGTGGCCCGGAAGTTCTGGTGGAAGAATGTGAAGATGATTGTCATCATCTGTGTGATTGTCCTTATCATCGTCATCCTCATTATACTCTTTGCCACTGGCACCATCCCCACTTAA